ATCAGGATACAAAACGATAGGCACAATGCTAAGCCAGCTTTGATCATTCCGAATCTTCTAACCTCCGTTACTGCTGTTAATCTTATGAGACTATGGAACAAAACGGGAGACAGTGATAGTCTGTCCTGTGCAAGGAGCACCTACTTTAGTCCGCAACTTTAGCGAGTGGTTTCAGCCAAGCGCTTGCATAACTCTTTCAAACTCCTACCGTACTTAAGTATGAATCACTTTCTTTGTGGATGGAATGCGAATCGACTGAACGCGATCGCCCCTTTCTCTGCGAGCGTTGTCGCGGCTCTCGTCACAGGGGCGATCGCCGCACATCCGGCCTCTGCTATCGAAGTCCAGGTTTCTCCGTCCGATCCAGAACTGGGCGATACATTATCTGTAGTGGTTGAGACTACAGGGACGGAAACCGAAGCCCCCGTCGTCCAGTTTCAGGATAAAAGCTACACCACCTATGAACTCCGAGACAACGTTTATCGCGTTCTTCTGCCCACGAGTCCCCTCGACACTCCAGGAGAACACGCCTTGACGGTCACAGGCGAAGACGATCAGCGGAACCTAGCCGTTTGGCTGAAAAACCGGGAGTTTCCAACTCAAAGTATTTGGCTTCCCCCCGATCAAGAAACGGATATCAGCGATTACGAATACAACATTGTGGATGCGTTTAAAGCGCTCGTCACACCCGAGAAGTTTTGGAATGGGGCGTTTCTTCGTCCCACCAATGGAGATGTATCGACCATTTACGGCATTCGTCGCTACTACAATGGCGAATTTGCAGAAGATTACTACCATCGCGGCGTTGATTATGCAGCATCGACCGGGACTCCCGTTGTGGCTCCCGCTGCCGGACGCATCGCATTAGTCGGATATGAGGCCGATGGTTTTGTGATTCATGGCAATGTTGTTGGAATTGATCACGGTCAGGGCGTGCTGAGTATCCTGATGCACCTGAATAGCATTAGTGTACAAGAAGGAGACATGGTGGAAGCTGGACAACAGATCGGCACCGTCGGTGCAACGGGGATGTCCACAGGCCCTCACTTGCATTGGGGGCTATACGTGCAAGGAGTAGCCGTTGATCCAGTGCCTTGGCGCTACGAAGGGTTTGAATAGCCCTGATGGTTCGGAACTTTGCGCGAAAAAAGGGCGACTTTTGGCGATCCCACCGATCCAAATCGCCCAAACTTTCGGAGAATGGCGATCGCGCCTCGGCTGAGGTCACCCCAAACGCAATGCTTTTCCCTAGGTTGCAGTGCCCCGTTCCGGGTTAATTTGGCGTACCAGGTGAGCTAGTTCAGGAATGATGAGCTTTTCCATGCCCAACTGCACCGCGTTGGTCGAACCCGGTAGGGAGAAAATGAGCCTCTGTTTATAGATGCCCGCGATCGCCCGTGACGCCATGGCTCGCGAGCCAACCTCTTGATAGCTCAACCAGCGAAATAGCTCGCCAAACCCCGGTAACGTTTTTTCGAGGAGTTGGGCGATCGCCTCATAGGTCGTGTCTCTTGGCGCAATCCCTGTGCCGCCGTTCAAGATAATGGCATCAATGGGCACCTGACCTGCCAGCTCAACAATCCGGGCACAAACCTCCTGGGGGTCATCTTTGAGAACCGTGTAACTCACCGGACGGTGGCCTGCCCCGGTTAACAATCGTTGAATCAGTTGACCACTGCGATCGCTTTCCGGGGTGCGAGTATCACTGACTGTAATCACAGCACAGGAGACCGACAGAGGTGTAGAGTCAGGATGCGGATAGTGCGCCATAGAAAACTTAGACTTCGCCACACACAAGTGATTTGATATGAATTCCCAGGAGACGGACGGAGGTAAAAGTCTAGCAACAGGCACAGAGCAAGTGCGATCGGCGTGGAAACACCTGCTCCACCCCTATCCAGTGCGGCCTAAGCTTTTTGGAATCCAAGATCATTTTGCTCAGCATAGCGCTCCATAAAGCGCATAAACCGATCCCACTCCTCGGCACTTCGCATAATGTAGATTGCCTCGATTGCCTCAGGTTGGCCGTTGACAAACTTTGCTTTCACCTCCCGTGATACCAACTCGCCTTCTTCATCCACGAGGTACATCCCGGTGACTTGAAGATTGCTCTCGCGGCTCAGCGCATCAGGATTTTGAAAATAGAAAAAGGCTTGCCCACTGCTGCCATCCCGGGCACGGGTAAGGCGGATATCAGGAATTACGGTTTCTGCCACGCCTTGGGCAAATTGAATTTCAGCCATAACGATTGCTATTACACCTAATAAACAAATGCGTCACCTACAGTTTTTCCATCATCCCATCTCGCTAACCCCTCGCGAAAGGCATTTCGGTGAAAAAGTTCGTGCACAGGGTAAGACCTCGGCGTGTCTTACCGCATCCTAGACGATGGTGAATTGCAGGTCTTACATAGGGTTCGCCCCTCTTTTAGATTGGAATGCATGCTGAGCATTGTCGAGGATATTGTCCAAAAAGTCCCCTCCACCGGGATTTTGCCCTGTTCGGGAATGCGTTAAGATGTCGAGGCTAAACATCGCAGCTGTTTGGGAAAATCCGGTGATTGATAACGGCCTACCTTTAAGGATAGGTGGTGCTGTTGGCAAAGTCCGGTGCTGTGCCGCAACTGTGAGTGGAAGTCAATACGCTTTCACAAGCCAGAATGCCAAACAGTGTGCTGCTCATTACATGTCCTGCGTTGCACAGGATAAGGAGTTTCAGTTCATGGTTATGCATCGGGAAAACAATTTGCATCGTTCGAGCGCGATCGCGCCAATTTTGCCCCCTACGCTCCAGAGCGATCGCCTCGCCTCTGAGGCCTTGGGGAACCTTGCACCCCTTCCCCTTCAGCGTCCCGTTTTGCTGGTGGGTCACGGGAGCCGAGATGCGGAGGGTCGGCAAAACTTGCTCGATTTTGCCCATGCCTATCAGCAGCTTGACCTCTCCCGTCCCGTTGTCCCCTGCTTTCTCGAACTGACAGAGCCTTCGATTCAGCAAGGTGTGGATGAATGTGTTGCCCAGGGCTATACCGACCTGTCCGTTTTACCGGTTCTACTTTTCGCTGCACGACACAATAAGTTCGACGTGACCAACGAACTCGATCGCGCCCGCCAGCGTCACCCGCAGCTTACCTTCCACTACGGTCGGCACTTTGGGATTACACCGGGCATTTTGGATCTATGGCGATCGCGCCTTGAGGAATTGGATCAGCCGGAATGGAACCCCCAGGGAATTTCCCGGGCGGATACCGTTCTCCTGTTTGTAGGACGGGGAGCTAGCGATCCCGATGCCAACGGGGATGTATACAAAATGGCGCGAATCCTCTGGGAAGGGAGTGGCTATAAAACCGTTGAAACCTGCTTCATTGGCATTACCCATCCCCGATTAGAAGAAGGGTTCAACCGCGCCCGCCTCTATCAGCCAAAGCGAATTATTGTCCTACCCTATTTTCTATTCACAGGCGTACTCGTCAAGAAAATCTACGACATTACCGCCCAACAGCAGGCTCAGTTCCCAGAAATCGTCATGCAGTGCTTGCCCGAAATGGGAGTGCATCCTCAGCTCTTTGCAGTGCTGCGCGATCGCGAACTGGAAACACAGTTAGGGCAAGTGCAGATGAACTGTGAGATGTGCAAGTTCCGGTTAGCAGCCTTAGAGAATTCCGGAAATGGTCACGCTCACGGGCACAGTCATGGGCACAGTCACCATCACGGACATTCCCATCACCCCGATCATGGTCACGCCCATAGTCATAGTCATAGTCATGGTCACGGGCATGATCATCCGGCTGAGGATCCCTATGCAGAACCAGAGCAATATCACGATCGCATCTGGCAAGTGCCCTAGGAACGTGATAAACCAGATTGAAGGTAGGCAATACGAGCAATTTCTGCGATTTCGACTATGATTGATGCTTCCAATACATCGAGTGAGAGCTTAAAAGCAGGCGATCGCGTCCGTCTTTGTGAGCCTCCCCCTTACTTTAAAACTGCCGATCCCATGCCCATGCTGCGGCCACCGGGCGTCGTCGCTGTGGGCGAAGAAGGAACCCTGATGGATTATCGTCCGGGCGGAACGTGGAGTGTTCGCTTTACGAAAGGAACATTCCTTCTGGATGCAAAATATTTAGAGACCATTTCTCCGGAACCCGATCAGGAGTCTCCGGATACTGAGGATAACCAGCCCTAACAGCTAGAGCAGTTACATAGGGAGGCATTGCTTCAGTATCGATAGCAAATGCCTCTCGTATGGTTCCATTTATCCGTCAAGCGTTTCTGAAGGGCGATCGCCAATCTGCAAACAAATAATCTAAATCGGAATACAAACCTAAAGGCACAAAATTGCGTTATTATAGTTCATCTAGGATGATAGCTGTCGGGTCATGCCGATTAGCATTCGTTTATGTCACAAGACGGTAGGCAAGTGTTTGCCTGCCGCACTCCAGCGTCAGTTGTAAGTTTCATACACATATAGTTTGTTCACGGAAAAACCTTGTAGGAATAGCATGGTCAATCAGGCAACACCCGACATCGGCTTTACACATGAGGATTTTGAAAGGCTCCTCGATCAGTACGACTATCACTTTAGTCCTGGCGATACGGTTGCTGGAACAGTTTTTAGCATCGAACCGAGGGGTGCTCTGATTGATATTGGCGCGAAGACGGCTGCCTACATTCCTATTCAGGAGATGTCGATCAACCGGATTGAAAGCCCAGATGAGGTGCTTCAACCCAACGAAACCCGTGAGTTTTTCATCCTAAGCGATGAAAACGAAGATGGTCAGCTTACCCTTTCGATTCGCCGCATTGAGTATATGCGGGCATGGGAACGCGTGCGTCAGCTTCAAGCTGAGGATGCGACCGTTCGCTCTGCCGTGTTTGCGACGAACCGGGGTGGAGCGCTCGTTCGTATCGAAGGACTGCGCGGATTTATTCCTGGCTCTCACATCAGCACTCGCAAGCCGAAAGAAGATTTGGTTGCGGAAGAACTGCCCCTCAAGTTCTTGGAAGTTGATGAGGATCGGAATCGCCTCGTGCTTAGCCACCGTCGTGCGTTGGTTGAGCGGAAGATGAATCGTCTCGAAGTTGGCGAGGTTGTTATTGGAACCGTTCGCGGCTTGAAACCCTACGGTGCCTTCATTGATATCGGTGGTGTCAGCGGATTGCTCCACATTTCCGAGATTTCCCACGACCACATCGATACACCCCATAGCGTCTTCAATGTAAATGACGAAGTGAAAGTCATGATTATTGATCTGGACGCAGAGCGGGGGCGGATCTCGCTATCCACCAAGCAGCTTGAACCCGAACCGGGTGACATGGTTAAGAATCCTCAGTTGGTGTACGACAAGGCTGAGGAGATGGCTGAGAAGTATCGTGAACGGATGCTTCAGCAGGCTCAAGGTGCTGATGAATATGCCGCAGAACCTGAGGCTGTGGTTGAGGACGAAATTCCTCCAGCGACAGATGATGTTGTAGAGGAAGAGCCCATCATGGCAGGTGAATAGACCATTTCGTCTATTCGTAAGTCCTTAAAATTTTAGAAGGGGGTGAATTTCACCCTCTTTTTTGTTGGATTATTAAACGCTGAATTACCCCCTGAATATAAAAACTATGGTTACCATCCGGTGTAAAAATGTTGTTTTCCACGATATCCAAGCCATCTTATTTGATAAAGACGGCACGTTAGCAGATGCAGATCAGTATCTACGACAACTTGCCCAGCGGCGATTGCGCCTCATAGATGCCCAAATTCCAGGCACCCAAGATCCACTGCTAATGGCCTTTGGCGTCAATGGCGATCGCCTAGACCCGGCTGGTCTTATGGCTGTAGGAACCCGACATGAGAATGAAATTGCGGCAGCGGCCTACATTGCTGAAACTGGACGCGGCTGGCGAGAAGCAGTAGCCATTGCGCAATCGTGTTTCCGGGAGGCAGATCAATCCTTACCGAATAAGGCTGCTCACACCCCATTGTTTGACGGAGCACTAACCTTACTGCACATCCTCCACCGTGCAGACATCCGGTTGGGAATTATATCGGCAGACAGCCCAGACCATGTTGAAGAGTTTGCCGCGTTTTATCAGCTCACCCCACTACTCTCGGTTCAGATGGGCAGTACCGAATCCTTAGCGAAACCAAATTCCGCCATGATTATCCAAGCCTGTGCAGTTATGAATGTCCTGCCACGGCATACGCTAATCATTGGTGATGCTGACTCTGATATCGAGATGGCGATCGCGGCGTCCACAGCGGGTTGTATTGTAATTAATCGAGGCTCTGGACTAACCCCATCTCTAACCAATGCAAATGCCATCATTCAAGACTTGAGCGAGATTCAAGTTCGATATTAGGAAAAAGTCTTGAGTTGTAAGGCGCGATCGCACCATGAGGTATAGCCAAGCGGGTAAACTATACTACTATGAATGGATCGTTGTGATCCGTTTGCGGAGTTTATTCGTTTGATATTCCGTTTCTTTTGAAAAATCAAGGAGAGGATACGCTCTTGTCTCGTCGCTACCTCTTTACCTCAGAGTCGGTTACTGAAGGCCATCCCGATAAAATCTGTGATCAAATTTCGGATTCGATCCTGGATGCGCTACTGACCCACGATCCCCATAGCCGCGTCGCTGCAGAAGTGGTGGTGAACACAGGTCTTGTACTGGTTACAGGTGAAATTTCATCCAAAGCCCATCTCAATTACGTCGATCTTGTTCGTCAAAAGATTGCTGAAATTGGCTACGTTGATGCGAACAACGGCTTCTCCGCTGATAGCTGCTCTGTCATCTTATCGATTGATGAGCAATCACCGGACATTGCCCAAGGCGTTAATCAAGCTCAAGAAGCTCGCGAACTGTCCAGTGAAGAAGCGTTAGATGCCATTGGCGCAGGTGATCAAGGCTTGATGTTTGGCTTTGCCTGCAATGAAACACCAGAGTTGATGCCTTTACCTATCAGTCTGGCTCATCGTATTTCTCGACGCCTTGCATCAGTTCGTAAAACGGGGCAGCTTCCGTATCTGCGCCCGGATGGCAAGACTCAGGTTACGGTTGTTTATGAAGATGGCAAACCTGTTGGTGTCGATACAATCCTAATTTCGACTCAGCATACCCCTACGATTGACGCCATCACGGACGAAGCGGCGGTGCAGGCCAAGATCAAGACTGACTTGTGGAGCCATGTCGTGGAGCCTGTTTTCACCGACATTACAGTCAAGCCGGATACGAGTACCCGCTTTTTTGTCAATCCAACTGGAAAGTTTGTGATCGGTGGCCCACAGGGAGATTCAGGGTTAACGGGTCGGAAAATTATTGTCGATACGTACGGTGGATATTCTCGCCACGGAGGTGGAGCATTCTCCGGTAAAGATCCCACCAAGGTGGATAGAAGTGCAGCCTACGCCTGTCGCTATGTGGCTAAAAATATTGTGGCTGCGGAACTCGCTGAAAAGTGCGAGGTACAGTTGAGCTACGCGATTGGAGTAGCTCGACCTGTCAGCATCATGGTGGACACGTTTGGTACAGGCACCATCTCAGATGATCACTTGCTAGCGCTGGTTCAAAAGCACTTTGAGCTAAGACCTGCCGGAATTATCCAACTGTTTAACCTCAGTGCACTTCCGGGTGACCGGGGTGGACGCTTCTACCAGGACGTAGCCGCTTACGGCCATTTCGGACGTACTGACCTAGACTTACCTTGGGAAAAGACGGATAAGGCCGCAGTTCTGCAAGAGGAAGCGAAAGCGCTCCTCTCTGGTGTTTCTTAAAGTCACGTCCAACGCAATGACAAGGGCGGATGGTGTAGCAGTCCTGTGAACCATCCGCCCTTACTGTTCTCAACCTGGATTAGAATCCTAATGAGGTTTTAATCTTCTCCAACGCTACTTTCTCTTTGTCGCTCACTTTTTCTTTGCCCGTACCAAAGAGACCCGTTCCTGCCGCATTGGCGACGACTTCCGCACACTCGTACACAAACTGCTTGAATTCTGCGACCTCTTCAGCCGTTGCCTTCCCTTCCGTTAGGGCGATCGCCTCTTGAGTTGCGGCGATCGCCTTATCGACAGCCGTTCCGCTTTGCACATCTTCCGCCGTGATGTCCTCCTTATCGAGCTTAATGGAGCCAGCTTTCATAGCCTCTTCCGAGAAAGCGGCTTGAATGATGGAATTATTGGGATACTTTTTGCCCGCGTTCAACACTTCTTTAGACAGAGCGGCGGCTTCTTTTGCCGTTGAGATAATACCCAAGTCAACGGCTGCCGCCGCCATGCCAATTTGCATGGGGGCATTGCCGATGGTGGCTAATTCTTGTTCAGTGTAGGTGCTCATGGAGGTTTCCTAAACGAGTTGGATTGATTCTAGGACAAAGTCCCAAGAGTATTATTAGGGCAAACCATAAGAATCCTATAAAGCGCTTTGGAAATTTAAGATTTATTCTTACCCACAACTGACAGACGCATAAACTTGGACGTTGGCCTCCTATCAATTTTGAGTTTTGAGTTGTCAGTGCGTTGCTAGGTCAGGGATTTCAGCCTTTCATCTGTAGCTAGAATTTTTGAAATTGGGATTAGCATCCCCCAACCGTAGAACAGCGCAGATTAGTGCATCCTGTGAAAAAACAAGTATCCAAAAAACGCCCCGTACTGGGGCGCAATAGACAGAACCGTGAAATGGATTAGAGGCAGATTTCCTAACCTGGCCGCTTCTGTCCAGAGGCAAGAGAAGACACTAACGCCTTAGCTTCGTCTGCTCCGAGAGCATTCAAGATTTCGAGCAACTCATCCTGCAAGCGGGATGCATCAGGAGAGGTAGCGGTCGCGGGTGCTGACGACGCTAAGGATTGAGTCACAGAGAGCTCTTCGTCTTCGATGTAAATACAGACACCACCATCACAATTCAAACCAAGCTGATGCCAATACAGCGTTGGGATGGCGCGCCCCCGCTGAGCATAGTATTCGTGGTTGAGTAAATCGGATTCTAAATAAGCCTTGGGCGACTCATAGTATCGAGGATGACGGGCATGGGGAACCGTGAAACATCCAAAAAACTTACGATACTCTTCTGAATCCAAAATTGCTGTGATCAGGTGATGAACGCCTTCTGTCAGCAAAACATTACAGTAATCATGGACTTCCTCAGAGTTGAAGGGGGCACGTCCAAGGAAATGCTTGAAGCACGATTCAATAAACTTGAGATTAGTCGAGGTGTGGTAGAAAGAGTTGAGATAAACTTCAGAGTGCCCTAATTCTTTAAGAAAGCGCCGAACACCAATTTTGTCAGACAAGAAGTCTTTTTCGGCTTTGGCGAGCGATCGCCGTTCGTATGCATACGGCTGGCGTTCTAAGATTTGTTGGTAGATTTGATACAGCGCAGCTTGGCGTTCGTCACGAGTAGACGTCCGACTTACAGTAATCGGGGTGAAGCTATCCATATGCCTTCCTCCAAGGGTTTAAGACTGAAAGGCTGGAGTCGCAATAAAGATGCAGGAAAGCGATGTAATTAGGCGTGGGATTGGAGCACTTCGATTACTTTTTCAATGTAGGGGCGAATCAGTTCACTCTCGGCGGGAGGTAGAGTAGCGTTTACAGCGTCTTGAAGGTGCCGATACGCTGTTGCACAGTGGGAGGTTCTCTTGTAGGCCAAGATAATGGTGTCTAGCCAAGACATCATTTCTTCCATAAAGAAGGTTTCGTCATCTCGGAGTAGCGATACTGCAATGTAGCGCAGTACTTCGGTCATGTCGTACTGACACCGCTTGCCGTGTTGCTTAATCAGTTCAGGGTACTCATGGGCAAGCTGCTGGAGTGCCTTCAGTACCAGCTTGGGGCTATGTTCTCTGAGCTGATGGTACGCATTCAGACGCACCTGATAGCTATTCAGATACTGTTCAAGCGGTCGTAGCCCGTGGGCATCGAGATAACCGCCATCTACGGCAATGACATTTTTTCTAAGGTGTGGTTTAGGGCGTGCATAGTTGCGTTGAAGACTATTCAGCAGGACAAAATGCGGGGTAGATGATCAGGCAGGCGTTGGGGAAGTGTCTAAACGTCAATGAACCAACGATCGCGCTGATGAATTGAATGCCACGATGGGAAAACTTGGGCTGGCACGTGACTCAAACCAACCTGATTTGTATCGAACTCGGCCATAAATGAAGGGAATGATCCTTTCCCTGCTTAACGGATAACGTGAACGATGCAAGCGCTAGAGGCTGAGCGGGCGATCGCTCTCTTCGATCCGTCTATCGTCAGATTGCCCCAGCGATCGCCCTCATTCAACACCTCGATGCGTTTCTACATATCTCGATGTATTTCTTAATACATGGGTCGTGAAACACCTAAAATTCGTTCACCATTCCAGGCGCAGTCCTTCATTTTTCATGTAGTTTTGTAAATCGACCATTTTGCCTTGCGGGACGATTTCGGCTACTTCTAGGT
The Synechococcales cyanobacterium T60_A2020_003 DNA segment above includes these coding regions:
- a CDS encoding M23 family metallopeptidase; the protein is MNHFLCGWNANRLNAIAPFSASVVAALVTGAIAAHPASAIEVQVSPSDPELGDTLSVVVETTGTETEAPVVQFQDKSYTTYELRDNVYRVLLPTSPLDTPGEHALTVTGEDDQRNLAVWLKNREFPTQSIWLPPDQETDISDYEYNIVDAFKALVTPEKFWNGAFLRPTNGDVSTIYGIRRYYNGEFAEDYYHRGVDYAASTGTPVVAPAAGRIALVGYEADGFVIHGNVVGIDHGQGVLSILMHLNSISVQEGDMVEAGQQIGTVGATGMSTGPHLHWGLYVQGVAVDPVPWRYEGFE
- a CDS encoding methionine adenosyltransferase, giving the protein MSRRYLFTSESVTEGHPDKICDQISDSILDALLTHDPHSRVAAEVVVNTGLVLVTGEISSKAHLNYVDLVRQKIAEIGYVDANNGFSADSCSVILSIDEQSPDIAQGVNQAQEARELSSEEALDAIGAGDQGLMFGFACNETPELMPLPISLAHRISRRLASVRKTGQLPYLRPDGKTQVTVVYEDGKPVGVDTILISTQHTPTIDAITDEAAVQAKIKTDLWSHVVEPVFTDITVKPDTSTRFFVNPTGKFVIGGPQGDSGLTGRKIIVDTYGGYSRHGGGAFSGKDPTKVDRSAAYACRYVAKNIVAAELAEKCEVQLSYAIGVARPVSIMVDTFGTGTISDDHLLALVQKHFELRPAGIIQLFNLSALPGDRGGRFYQDVAAYGHFGRTDLDLPWEKTDKAAVLQEEAKALLSGVS
- the psb28 gene encoding photosystem II reaction center protein Psb28, producing the protein MAEIQFAQGVAETVIPDIRLTRARDGSSGQAFFYFQNPDALSRESNLQVTGMYLVDEEGELVSREVKAKFVNGQPEAIEAIYIMRSAEEWDRFMRFMERYAEQNDLGFQKA
- a CDS encoding DUF3148 domain-containing protein, producing the protein MIDASNTSSESLKAGDRVRLCEPPPYFKTADPMPMLRPPGVVAVGEEGTLMDYRPGGTWSVRFTKGTFLLDAKYLETISPEPDQESPDTEDNQP
- a CDS encoding phycobilisome rod-core linker polypeptide, which produces MDSFTPITVSRTSTRDERQAALYQIYQQILERQPYAYERRSLAKAEKDFLSDKIGVRRFLKELGHSEVYLNSFYHTSTNLKFIESCFKHFLGRAPFNSEEVHDYCNVLLTEGVHHLITAILDSEEYRKFFGCFTVPHARHPRYYESPKAYLESDLLNHEYYAQRGRAIPTLYWHQLGLNCDGGVCIYIEDEELSVTQSLASSAPATATSPDASRLQDELLEILNALGADEAKALVSSLASGQKRPG
- a CDS encoding MogA/MoaB family molybdenum cofactor biosynthesis protein, with protein sequence MAHYPHPDSTPLSVSCAVITVSDTRTPESDRSGQLIQRLLTGAGHRPVSYTVLKDDPQEVCARIVELAGQVPIDAIILNGGTGIAPRDTTYEAIAQLLEKTLPGFGELFRWLSYQEVGSRAMASRAIAGIYKQRLIFSLPGSTNAVQLGMEKLIIPELAHLVRQINPERGTAT
- a CDS encoding 30S ribosomal protein S1 → MVNQATPDIGFTHEDFERLLDQYDYHFSPGDTVAGTVFSIEPRGALIDIGAKTAAYIPIQEMSINRIESPDEVLQPNETREFFILSDENEDGQLTLSIRRIEYMRAWERVRQLQAEDATVRSAVFATNRGGALVRIEGLRGFIPGSHISTRKPKEDLVAEELPLKFLEVDEDRNRLVLSHRRALVERKMNRLEVGEVVIGTVRGLKPYGAFIDIGGVSGLLHISEISHDHIDTPHSVFNVNDEVKVMIIDLDAERGRISLSTKQLEPEPGDMVKNPQLVYDKAEEMAEKYRERMLQQAQGADEYAAEPEAVVEDEIPPATDDVVEEEPIMAGE
- a CDS encoding HAD family hydrolase; the protein is MVTIRCKNVVFHDIQAILFDKDGTLADADQYLRQLAQRRLRLIDAQIPGTQDPLLMAFGVNGDRLDPAGLMAVGTRHENEIAAAAYIAETGRGWREAVAIAQSCFREADQSLPNKAAHTPLFDGALTLLHILHRADIRLGIISADSPDHVEEFAAFYQLTPLLSVQMGSTESLAKPNSAMIIQACAVMNVLPRHTLIIGDADSDIEMAIAASTAGCIVINRGSGLTPSLTNANAIIQDLSEIQVRY
- a CDS encoding sirohydrochlorin chelatase translates to MHRENNLHRSSAIAPILPPTLQSDRLASEALGNLAPLPLQRPVLLVGHGSRDAEGRQNLLDFAHAYQQLDLSRPVVPCFLELTEPSIQQGVDECVAQGYTDLSVLPVLLFAARHNKFDVTNELDRARQRHPQLTFHYGRHFGITPGILDLWRSRLEELDQPEWNPQGISRADTVLLFVGRGASDPDANGDVYKMARILWEGSGYKTVETCFIGITHPRLEEGFNRARLYQPKRIIVLPYFLFTGVLVKKIYDITAQQQAQFPEIVMQCLPEMGVHPQLFAVLRDRELETQLGQVQMNCEMCKFRLAALENSGNGHAHGHSHGHSHHHGHSHHPDHGHAHSHSHSHGHGHDHPAEDPYAEPEQYHDRIWQVP